Proteins encoded in a region of the Elaeis guineensis isolate ETL-2024a chromosome 7, EG11, whole genome shotgun sequence genome:
- the LOC105049117 gene encoding uncharacterized protein isoform X2, whose amino-acid sequence MVLRYFPPSRFLKPPHFLSFEKEGSDGHGVGCHGTAGPQRAHPRPSPGLARALHMAAANGHLDIVEYLINNGVDVNAANSEKNTPLHWACLNGHIEVIKTLIHRGASVSVLNSHERTPMDEAVSGGKMEVVDAINAAVAQAELNGVSVS is encoded by the exons ATGGTTCTCCGATACTTTCCTCCATCCCGTTTTCTAAAACCTCCACACTTTCTTTCCTTTGAGAAGGAGGGAAGCGATGGGCACGGCGTCGGATGCCACGGAACAGCCGGGCCTCAGCGAGCCCACCCCCGACCAAGTCCAGGCCTTGCTAGAG CTCTTCATATGGCTGCTGCTAATGGGCATCTAGACATTGTGGAGTATCTCATAAATAATGGAGTG GATGTTAATGCAGCTAACTCGGAAAAGAATACTCCCCTTCATTGGGCCTGCCTTAATGGTCATATTGAG GTGATCAAGACTTTGATCCATAGAGGAGCTAGCGTAAGTGTTCTGAACAG CCATGAGCGGACTCCAATGGATGAAGCAGTGAGTGGAGGAAAGATGGAGGTGGTTGATGCAATCAATGCTGCTGTAGCCCAAGCTGAACTTAATGGTGTTAGTGTTTCTTAA
- the LOC105049117 gene encoding uncharacterized protein isoform X1: MGTASDATEQPGLSEPTPDQVQALLEAARYDDVEDVVSLYSMGVSLNSRDSQGRTALHMAAANGHLDIVEYLINNGVDVNAANSEKNTPLHWACLNGHIEVIKTLIHRGASVSVLNSHERTPMDEAVSGGKMEVVDAINAAVAQAELNGVSVS; the protein is encoded by the exons ATGGGCACGGCGTCGGATGCCACGGAACAGCCGGGCCTCAGCGAGCCCACCCCCGACCAAGTCCAGGCCTTGCTAGAG GCTGCTAGATATGATGATGTTGAAGATGTGGTAAGCTTATATTCCATGGGTGTTTCTCTTAACTCCAGAGATTCTCAAGGACGAACAG CTCTTCATATGGCTGCTGCTAATGGGCATCTAGACATTGTGGAGTATCTCATAAATAATGGAGTG GATGTTAATGCAGCTAACTCGGAAAAGAATACTCCCCTTCATTGGGCCTGCCTTAATGGTCATATTGAG GTGATCAAGACTTTGATCCATAGAGGAGCTAGCGTAAGTGTTCTGAACAG CCATGAGCGGACTCCAATGGATGAAGCAGTGAGTGGAGGAAAGATGGAGGTGGTTGATGCAATCAATGCTGCTGTAGCCCAAGCTGAACTTAATGGTGTTAGTGTTTCTTAA